Proteins encoded within one genomic window of Rossellomorea vietnamensis:
- the ahpF gene encoding alkyl hydroperoxide reductase subunit F: MLEADIKAQLEQYLQMMEGDIVLKVSAGDDDTSKEMLSLVEELSSMSSRISVEKAELTRTPSFSVNRPGEETGITFAGIPLGHEFTSLVLALLQVSGRAPKVDQSVIDQIKSIKGEHHFETYVSLSCHNCPDVVQALNIMSVLNPHITHTMIDGAAFKEEVERKNVMAVPAVYLNAEFFNGGRTTLEEILSKIVEGPGADELSDKDPYDVLVVGGGPAGSSAAIYAARKGIRTGIVAERFGGQVLDTMSIENFISVKQTEGPKLVASLEEHVKDYGIDVMNLQRAKRLEKKDLVELELENGAVLKSKSLIISTGARWRNINVPGEQEFKNKGVAYCPHCDGPLFEGKDVAVIGGGNSGIEAAIDLAGIVKHVTVLEFNSELKADDVLQKRLFSLPNVTVITNAQTQEITGTDKVNGITYTDRDTHEEKHIELQGVFVQIGLVPNTDWLGDLVERTKFGEIIVDKHGATNVPGVFAAGDCTDNAYNQIIISMGSGATASLGAFDYLIRN; this comes from the coding sequence ATGCTTGAAGCAGATATTAAAGCACAATTAGAACAGTACCTGCAGATGATGGAAGGCGACATCGTCCTGAAAGTCAGCGCAGGCGACGATGACACATCGAAGGAGATGCTCTCTCTTGTGGAAGAGCTCTCTTCCATGTCATCCCGCATCTCAGTGGAAAAAGCAGAACTGACCAGAACACCAAGCTTCAGCGTGAATCGTCCTGGTGAGGAGACCGGCATCACGTTTGCCGGGATTCCCCTTGGACATGAATTCACTTCCCTTGTCCTTGCCCTCCTGCAAGTGAGCGGCAGAGCACCGAAAGTGGATCAAAGCGTCATCGATCAGATCAAGAGTATCAAAGGTGAACACCACTTCGAGACGTATGTCAGCCTAAGCTGTCATAACTGTCCGGACGTGGTGCAGGCACTGAACATCATGAGTGTCCTGAACCCGCACATCACCCATACGATGATCGACGGAGCTGCGTTCAAGGAAGAAGTGGAACGCAAGAACGTCATGGCCGTTCCTGCTGTCTACCTGAATGCGGAATTCTTCAACGGCGGACGTACGACGTTAGAAGAAATCCTATCTAAAATCGTGGAAGGTCCCGGTGCGGATGAGCTATCGGATAAAGATCCGTATGACGTCCTTGTCGTCGGTGGCGGACCTGCAGGATCCAGTGCGGCGATTTATGCGGCACGTAAAGGAATCCGTACAGGAATCGTCGCTGAACGCTTCGGCGGTCAGGTCCTTGACACGATGAGCATCGAGAACTTCATCAGCGTGAAGCAGACGGAAGGTCCGAAACTTGTGGCGAGCCTTGAAGAGCATGTGAAGGATTACGGCATCGATGTCATGAACCTTCAGCGTGCAAAACGCCTCGAGAAGAAAGATCTTGTGGAGCTTGAGCTTGAAAACGGCGCCGTCCTGAAGAGTAAGAGTCTGATCATCTCGACAGGTGCACGCTGGCGCAACATCAACGTTCCTGGTGAACAGGAGTTCAAGAACAAAGGAGTGGCATACTGCCCTCACTGTGACGGACCACTGTTCGAAGGCAAAGATGTCGCTGTCATCGGCGGAGGAAACTCCGGTATCGAAGCAGCCATCGACCTTGCAGGAATCGTCAAACACGTTACGGTCCTTGAGTTCAACTCTGAACTGAAAGCCGACGATGTACTGCAAAAGCGTCTTTTCAGCCTGCCGAACGTGACGGTGATCACGAACGCACAAACACAGGAAATCACCGGTACGGATAAGGTGAACGGCATTACCTACACCGACCGTGATACTCATGAAGAGAAACACATTGAACTGCAAGGCGTATTCGTCCAAATCGGTCTCGTTCCAAACACGGACTGGCTAGGCGACCTTGTAGAACGCACGAAATTCGGTGAAATCATCGTGGACAAACACGGTGCCACCAACGTCCCTGGCGTATTCGCTGCAGGAGACTGTACAGACAACGCCTACAACCAAATCATCATCTCCATGGGATCAGGAGCCACCGCCTCACTCGGCGCGTTTGACTATCTGATTCGGAACTAA
- a CDS encoding exosporium glycoprotein BclB-related protein encodes MREQFRNGLPRLRRGTNFPASASFFPESCDIFPYECNCPPGPTGATGPQGPQGPPGPQGETGETGATGDTGVPGAGSIIPYASGLPVALTTVAGGLVGTTSLVGFGNSITGVTLLESGQIDLTGAGGTLLNFAFSVPRGGTITSMSAFFSATASVTLVGDTTIIAQLYRSADPSTNTFDPIPETLVSLNPTITAPITLGDVSRGALSDLAVTVDQGDRLLMVFSATVTGITLVGTVLGYASAGVTIN; translated from the coding sequence TTGAGAGAACAATTTAGAAATGGGTTACCGAGGTTAAGAAGAGGGACTAATTTTCCAGCAAGCGCAAGCTTCTTTCCTGAGAGTTGCGATATCTTTCCATATGAGTGCAATTGTCCTCCTGGTCCAACCGGAGCCACAGGGCCCCAAGGACCCCAAGGACCACCAGGACCACAAGGTGAAACAGGTGAAACAGGAGCCACTGGAGATACAGGAGTTCCAGGCGCGGGCTCTATTATTCCCTATGCTTCTGGACTTCCAGTTGCATTGACCACCGTTGCTGGAGGATTGGTAGGTACGACAAGTCTTGTAGGTTTTGGTAACAGTATTACCGGGGTGACACTACTTGAAAGTGGACAAATTGACCTGACCGGAGCTGGAGGAACGCTACTAAACTTTGCCTTCTCAGTTCCCAGGGGAGGGACCATCACTTCCATGTCTGCATTCTTTAGTGCGACTGCCTCCGTAACCCTTGTGGGTGATACCACTATCATAGCTCAGTTATATCGTTCAGCCGATCCTTCCACGAATACCTTCGATCCGATCCCCGAGACCCTTGTTTCCTTAAATCCCACTATTACTGCCCCTATTACCCTTGGTGATGTCAGTAGAGGAGCGCTATCAGATCTAGCAGTCACTGTTGATCAGGGGGACAGGCTATTAATGGTGTTCTCTGCTACTGTAACAGGGATTACACTTGTAGGTACCGTATTAGGGTACGCGAGTGCAGGGGTTACCATCAACTAG